A portion of the Sphingobacterium spiritivorum genome contains these proteins:
- a CDS encoding helix-turn-helix domain-containing protein, translated as MKDNTIFKISSRIKEIRKGKGITIQDLADRAGVSKGLISQVENNRTVPSLLVLINIIGALEIDLTEFFKGFTSDGDLGPVIVRRKEQYEPFEKEHALGFMYRRIFTTSIVNSTMDIVLLELEPDANRPMVTTEAFEYKYILAGEVEYIFENEVVHLKEGDSILFDGRLSHSPRNPGTQKASMLIVYFFEQDKT; from the coding sequence ATGAAAGATAACACCATATTCAAGATAAGTTCAAGAATTAAAGAAATACGTAAAGGAAAAGGTATTACTATACAGGATCTGGCCGACAGAGCAGGAGTGAGTAAAGGTTTAATTTCTCAGGTTGAAAATAACCGGACTGTTCCTTCATTATTGGTTTTGATCAATATTATCGGAGCGCTGGAGATTGACCTTACAGAATTTTTTAAAGGATTTACATCTGATGGAGATTTAGGTCCAGTTATCGTTCGACGTAAAGAACAATATGAGCCCTTTGAAAAAGAACATGCATTGGGATTTATGTACAGAAGGATCTTTACCACCTCCATCGTCAATTCGACAATGGATATTGTACTTCTGGAATTAGAGCCGGATGCAAACCGTCCTATGGTCACTACAGAGGCTTTTGAGTACAAGTATATTCTGGCAGGAGAGGTTGAATATATTTTTGAAAATGAGGTTGTACATCTCAAAGAAGGAGATTCTATACTCTTTGACGGAAGACTGTCTCATTCCCCGCGTAATCCGGGTACACAAAAAGCAAGTATGTTGATTGTGTATTTTTTTGAACAGGATAAAACCTGA
- a CDS encoding RNA polymerase sigma factor yields MNTWSDKELFDAIKKNNTQAFSILFDRYSDILFRFILKRTRSVTDTEDILQEVFLSLWNRRANIEVGDSIYPYLFKAARYEVIDWMVKSEKRVKHFEQLQVKAEKDIICLHNTEDKLMAQELAKLLEDEVQKMPVTMRSIFNLSRGEDMCIKDIASQLSISEQTVKNNISLAMSRLRILVK; encoded by the coding sequence ATGAATACGTGGTCTGATAAAGAATTGTTCGATGCAATTAAAAAGAACAATACACAAGCCTTTTCAATTTTGTTTGACAGGTACTCGGATATTCTTTTTCGTTTTATCCTGAAAAGAACACGTTCCGTTACAGATACCGAGGATATCTTACAGGAGGTGTTTCTGTCATTATGGAACAGACGTGCAAATATAGAAGTAGGAGATTCGATCTATCCTTATCTCTTCAAAGCTGCACGTTACGAAGTAATCGACTGGATGGTCAAAAGTGAAAAGCGGGTAAAGCATTTTGAACAATTACAGGTCAAAGCAGAAAAGGATATAATTTGTCTGCACAATACGGAGGATAAATTAATGGCTCAGGAACTGGCCAAATTACTGGAAGATGAAGTGCAGAAAATGCCGGTCACGATGCGCTCCATATTTAACCTCAGCAGAGGAGAAGATATGTGCATAAAAGATATTGCCTCCCAATTATCAATCTCTGAGCAAACCGTCAAAAACAATATTTCCCTGGCCATGTCACGGCTCAGAATACTTGTCAAATAA
- a CDS encoding FecR family protein — protein MNEDNLNKQAKKLLQKYLNGQCTPEEEQQVIEWFYSFEDELPSAEQDSTDSLKRSKSVILDQIQREEDTLTSSGFFTWKRLLVAAVMLVVMGGLFGIYWKSKYTSQTVELAALIPDSSGQYKNDIMPGSSYAVITYPNGKRETAMDSVSDHNLHSTAENGLLTVEVPKAGKYKLTLSDGTNVWLNSFSVLSYPTVFDSDQRIVKLSGEAYFDVAKDANRPFRIELNGSVIEVLGTSFNVNAYTDEISTSLVEGKVKIISGQKETFLSPGNEALIKDGEVAVSPADIQKNTAWQRGEFYFDSDNLSEIIKEVARWYDVEIVNAESLLVNTTYKGAISREAKLSEVLNILSSATQRRFEIDGRKVIVK, from the coding sequence ATGAATGAAGACAACCTCAATAAGCAGGCTAAAAAATTATTACAGAAATATCTGAATGGTCAATGTACTCCTGAAGAGGAGCAACAGGTAATAGAATGGTTTTATTCTTTTGAGGATGAACTGCCTTCTGCAGAGCAGGATAGTACCGACAGCCTCAAAAGGTCAAAGTCGGTAATCCTTGATCAGATACAGCGGGAAGAAGATACACTAACATCTTCAGGATTCTTTACCTGGAAGCGTCTGCTTGTTGCTGCGGTTATGCTTGTTGTCATGGGAGGGTTATTTGGGATATACTGGAAAAGTAAGTATACATCCCAAACGGTGGAGCTGGCGGCTTTAATTCCGGATTCCAGTGGGCAATATAAAAATGATATTATGCCCGGTTCTTCTTATGCCGTTATTACTTACCCCAATGGCAAACGTGAGACAGCAATGGATTCGGTGAGTGATCACAACCTGCATTCGACTGCAGAAAACGGATTACTGACAGTAGAAGTTCCGAAAGCAGGGAAATATAAGCTGACTTTAAGTGATGGTACAAATGTATGGCTTAATTCTTTCTCGGTACTGTCGTATCCTACAGTATTTGATTCAGACCAGCGTATAGTAAAATTATCCGGAGAAGCCTATTTTGATGTTGCAAAGGATGCAAACAGACCCTTCCGCATAGAGCTGAACGGATCTGTAATAGAAGTATTGGGCACGAGCTTTAATGTGAATGCCTATACAGATGAGATCAGTACCTCACTTGTAGAAGGAAAGGTTAAGATTATTTCCGGTCAAAAGGAAACCTTCTTATCTCCCGGAAATGAAGCACTCATAAAGGATGGTGAAGTAGCAGTCTCCCCAGCAGATATTCAAAAAAATACAGCCTGGCAGCGTGGTGAATTTTATTTTGACAGCGATAATCTGTCAGAAATTATCAAGGAGGTGGCCAGATGGTACGATGTTGAAATCGTAAATGCCGAATCTTTACTCGTAAATACAACATATAAAGGTGCTATCAGCAGAGAGGCAAAATTGTCTGAAGTATTAAATATCCTGTCATCAGCAACACAACGCAGATTTGAAATAGACGGACGTAAAGTCATCGTGAAATAG
- a CDS encoding SusC/RagA family TonB-linked outer membrane protein: protein MKLICILVLLCTLGARASGYAQEVSLSMKNARIENVLQEITKQTKLRFFYDEKLLERAGRVNVFASESDVRVVLNRALKDRNLAIEILGGTIVIKERKKTDNEVSGVVSDSTGVMRGVTVSVLGVAGLSTKTDANGRYSIRVPEKGILLFRFIGYKDQQVVVAGKNEINVRMEAEESHLEEVIVVGYGTQKRVNLSGAVDQIGEKFLDSRPITNVGTALQGAMANLNITPTSGRANSSPEINVRGYTSLSGGGPLIVIDGVPTTNDELNRMNPMDIASVTVLKDAASAAIYGSRAAFGVVLVTTKAGTSANIKIAANSIFAAKAITRSVQIEDDPYEVMKYRNIMSAPWYNLYDEKMLEYGKQLSENPSLPRVITDPQNPNAYIYLGSTDWFKEVYKDAQPSYTNNISISQKNERSSYYISGEYFRQNGMLRISPDTYDRYNFRAKGDYKITDWFTLSNNTTYTNDKYDQPSAIDQGYLYWHNVNRQPSLDMVYNPDGTYTQAGVNMIGAVAEGGRSIKRVNDFQSSFGAKIDFIKGVWSLNGDATFRRVSGKSHFYQLPLQFSTGPGILNRQNFNSMASNNSDETRYNVYNIYSQYQQTIQDHYFSVMLGFNQEERIYEGFSASRDQLISNSLPTIGLATGEIPTVGAYDYAWAVRGGFARLNYSYKDKYIVESNLRYDGSSRFPKKDRFAFNPSVSGAWVVSQEKFFEPLKKTIDNFKLRASYGSLANQDLKDNYYPYIANMPKGTGVILDGKRPPIVSSPGLVSSTLTWETITQSNFGVDVSLFNNHFFGSFDMYRRYTKDMLTAGRVLPIVLGVGVPVENAADLMTKGWELTLGYNKEFMLGHKPLSFSARFNLADSRAFIEKYNNPKNNLNDYYVGQEIGEMWGLTTLGFFQSKEEIAAHANQYDVTSYPGTRGLEPGDLKFADINGDGKVNRGDWTLANPGDYKIIGNSRQRYTYGLDLTSAWNGIDLRVFLQGVGKRNYYPSGGDHYFWGIYAQPWASLTKFNMDHWTPENPNAYLPRPKSYVAEQSGIELAATQTKYIQNAGYLRVKNVTVGYTLPKYLTDKWGVERIRIFGSGENLFEFTKLMDYLDPEIVGDRTAYPFQRTYSLGLNFIF, encoded by the coding sequence ATGAAGTTAATTTGTATTCTGGTCCTGCTGTGTACACTAGGGGCCAGAGCATCAGGATATGCGCAGGAAGTGAGTCTTTCCATGAAAAACGCAAGAATAGAAAATGTACTTCAGGAGATAACCAAACAAACGAAGCTACGTTTCTTTTATGATGAAAAATTATTGGAGCGTGCGGGGCGCGTCAATGTATTTGCTTCCGAATCGGATGTCCGGGTCGTGCTGAATCGTGCACTTAAAGATCGGAATTTAGCCATCGAGATTCTGGGAGGCACTATTGTCATCAAAGAAAGAAAAAAAACAGATAATGAAGTATCCGGAGTTGTCAGTGATTCAACTGGTGTCATGCGCGGAGTTACAGTATCTGTATTGGGAGTCGCCGGTCTTTCGACCAAAACGGATGCCAATGGGAGGTACTCCATCCGGGTTCCTGAAAAGGGAATACTCCTGTTTCGTTTTATAGGATACAAAGACCAGCAGGTAGTCGTAGCCGGTAAAAATGAGATCAATGTGCGTATGGAAGCTGAAGAATCTCATCTGGAAGAAGTCATTGTAGTAGGATACGGTACACAAAAAAGAGTGAATCTTTCCGGAGCCGTGGACCAGATTGGTGAAAAATTCTTAGATAGCCGTCCGATTACAAATGTCGGAACAGCCTTGCAGGGTGCGATGGCCAATCTGAATATTACGCCTACCAGCGGAAGAGCCAACAGTTCTCCTGAGATCAATGTGAGGGGATATACTTCGCTTTCGGGAGGAGGTCCGCTGATTGTCATCGATGGTGTACCTACAACCAATGATGAACTGAACCGTATGAATCCAATGGATATCGCTAGTGTAACGGTACTCAAAGATGCGGCTTCTGCTGCGATTTACGGTAGCCGAGCTGCATTCGGAGTTGTATTGGTCACTACCAAAGCAGGGACTAGTGCAAATATTAAGATTGCTGCAAATTCTATTTTTGCTGCAAAAGCGATTACCCGCTCTGTACAGATTGAAGATGACCCGTACGAAGTCATGAAGTACCGGAATATAATGTCTGCACCCTGGTATAATCTGTATGATGAGAAAATGCTGGAATATGGGAAGCAGCTAAGTGAAAATCCTTCTTTGCCACGTGTTATCACAGATCCCCAGAATCCGAATGCTTATATCTATCTGGGGTCCACAGACTGGTTTAAAGAAGTTTATAAAGATGCACAGCCTTCTTATACGAACAATATCAGTATCTCCCAAAAAAATGAACGTTCATCTTACTATATTTCAGGGGAATATTTCAGACAGAACGGTATGCTCAGAATTAGCCCTGATACATACGACCGTTACAACTTCAGAGCCAAAGGTGATTATAAAATAACGGACTGGTTTACCTTATCAAATAATACAACGTATACAAATGATAAATATGATCAGCCGTCTGCAATAGACCAGGGCTATCTGTACTGGCATAATGTAAACCGTCAGCCTTCTCTGGATATGGTCTACAATCCTGACGGAACGTATACGCAGGCAGGAGTCAATATGATAGGTGCTGTTGCGGAAGGCGGAAGAAGTATTAAGCGGGTAAATGATTTCCAGAGTAGCTTCGGTGCGAAAATAGACTTTATCAAAGGCGTCTGGAGTCTGAATGGAGATGCTACATTCCGGAGAGTTTCCGGTAAAAGTCACTTCTATCAGTTACCACTACAGTTTAGTACGGGTCCGGGAATATTAAATCGCCAGAATTTTAACAGTATGGCTTCCAATAATAGTGATGAGACTCGTTACAATGTTTACAATATCTATTCGCAATATCAGCAGACAATTCAAGATCATTATTTTTCGGTCATGCTTGGTTTTAATCAGGAAGAGCGTATATATGAAGGGTTTTCTGCATCCAGAGATCAGTTAATTTCCAATTCTCTTCCTACTATTGGTCTGGCAACAGGAGAAATCCCTACTGTAGGAGCCTACGATTATGCCTGGGCGGTAAGAGGAGGATTTGCAAGGTTAAATTATTCCTATAAAGATAAGTATATAGTGGAGTCTAATCTGCGGTATGACGGATCATCCAGATTCCCTAAAAAGGATCGCTTTGCATTTAATCCGTCCGTTTCCGGAGCTTGGGTAGTTTCTCAGGAAAAATTCTTTGAACCCCTTAAAAAAACGATTGATAATTTTAAGCTGAGGGCTTCGTACGGATCTTTGGCTAATCAGGATCTTAAGGATAATTATTATCCGTATATCGCTAATATGCCAAAAGGAACAGGTGTAATTCTGGATGGCAAACGTCCTCCAATTGTGAGTAGTCCCGGTTTGGTATCCTCAACACTTACCTGGGAGACGATTACACAATCCAATTTCGGGGTAGACGTCAGCCTGTTTAACAATCATTTTTTCGGATCCTTTGATATGTACAGAAGGTATACAAAAGACATGCTGACAGCAGGCCGTGTTTTACCGATTGTACTTGGAGTAGGTGTGCCAGTTGAGAATGCAGCAGACCTGATGACCAAAGGCTGGGAGCTGACGTTGGGCTATAATAAAGAATTTATGCTCGGACATAAGCCTCTTTCTTTCTCTGCACGATTTAATCTGGCAGACAGCAGAGCATTTATTGAAAAATACAATAATCCCAAGAATAATCTGAACGATTATTACGTAGGACAGGAAATAGGAGAAATGTGGGGATTGACCACTTTAGGATTTTTCCAGTCTAAAGAAGAAATTGCAGCCCATGCGAATCAGTATGATGTCACTTCTTATCCGGGAACGCGTGGACTCGAACCAGGTGATCTGAAGTTTGCGGATATCAACGGAGATGGCAAAGTAAACCGTGGCGACTGGACACTTGCTAATCCCGGTGATTATAAAATTATTGGTAATTCCAGACAGCGGTACACATATGGTCTAGATCTGACTTCAGCATGGAACGGAATTGACCTTCGCGTATTTCTGCAAGGTGTAGGTAAAAGAAATTATTATCCGTCTGGGGGAGATCATTACTTCTGGGGTATTTATGCACAACCGTGGGCTAGTCTGACAAAATTTAATATGGACCACTGGACTCCGGAAAATCCTAATGCTTATCTGCCAAGACCAAAATCTTATGTTGCTGAGCAAAGTGGAATCGAACTAGCAGCAACGCAGACCAAATATATCCAGAATGCAGGATATCTGCGTGTTAAAAACGTGACTGTAGGGTATACATTACCCAAATATCTGACAGACAAATGGGGAGTAGAGCGCATACGTATATTCGGAAGCGGAGAAAATCTGTTTGAATTTACCAAACTCATGGACTATCTGGATCCGGAAATCGTAGGAGACAGAACGGCTTATCCATTTCAGCGAACTTATTCTTTAGGCCTAAATTTTATTTTCTAA
- a CDS encoding RagB/SusD family nutrient uptake outer membrane protein, giving the protein MQNIIRKIIAGGALLGILSLMTGCNDDFMDRYPTTSITPEVFFTSITDLKTYTDGFYGYLDAPIADLGTDNLAHYNSGSTIDEIMRGGVTPQNAAVWSWTRLRNINFFLENYGRVKNAKAEDVNHYVGVAKFFRARFYIDKVNTYNDVPWYGSTMGTGDSELLNKKQDSRALVVDSIMADLEFAAANIKPDGHKSTVTRWGALAQLAQFALQEGTYRKYHTYLGLKDSYKKFLERAVSASEKIINEGGFQISKTGGVNRAYRDLFISQNLQANPETILFIDYDKDLGRRRNAHTVLDYEWALSQTLMESYLMKDGSRFTDQPDYKTKNIDEVFVNRDPRFEQTFMKPGFQAVNATAPHRLKPTLGGYNQIKFYPEVADMISWEAAYTDAFVFRYAEVLLIFAEAKAELGILNNQADLDKSVNQLRARVGMPNMILSQVSALIDPKQQAYYSNVNEGDIGLILEIRRERRVELACEGQRYRDVFRWEVGQRLADQQQGMYVKALGPMDVTGDGKVDIAILESATSTGPISHLTEAELKNITLYYLKDANGNNTTIYLENGNSGHIMFTIARDKKKEFVKPKYYYYPVANSQLVLEGSNLVQTLGW; this is encoded by the coding sequence ATGCAAAATATAATAAGAAAGATAATAGCAGGAGGCGCTTTGCTTGGAATACTGTCTCTGATGACAGGCTGTAATGATGATTTTATGGATAGATATCCGACTACATCTATTACACCAGAGGTGTTTTTTACTAGTATTACAGATTTAAAGACATATACGGATGGTTTTTACGGATATCTGGATGCACCTATTGCGGATTTAGGTACGGACAACTTAGCCCATTACAATTCAGGAAGTACGATTGATGAAATAATGAGGGGAGGAGTTACACCTCAGAATGCAGCTGTATGGAGTTGGACCAGACTTCGGAATATCAACTTTTTTCTGGAAAACTACGGACGGGTAAAAAATGCAAAAGCAGAAGATGTCAATCATTATGTGGGAGTAGCTAAATTTTTCAGAGCACGGTTTTACATAGATAAAGTCAATACGTATAATGATGTACCGTGGTATGGCAGTACTATGGGTACAGGAGATAGTGAACTGCTTAATAAAAAACAAGATAGCCGTGCCCTGGTTGTAGATTCCATTATGGCGGATCTTGAATTTGCAGCAGCGAATATAAAGCCTGACGGACATAAATCAACAGTTACCAGATGGGGAGCTTTGGCTCAGTTAGCACAATTTGCATTACAGGAAGGTACATATAGAAAATACCATACCTATCTGGGCTTGAAAGACAGTTACAAGAAATTTCTGGAAAGAGCGGTATCTGCATCAGAGAAAATAATAAATGAAGGCGGGTTTCAGATCAGTAAAACCGGAGGAGTAAATCGGGCATACCGCGATCTTTTTATCAGTCAGAATTTGCAGGCCAATCCGGAAACCATTTTGTTCATCGATTACGATAAAGATCTGGGACGTAGACGAAATGCGCATACGGTACTGGACTACGAATGGGCTTTAAGCCAGACACTCATGGAGAGCTATCTGATGAAAGACGGAAGTCGCTTTACGGACCAGCCGGATTATAAAACGAAAAATATTGATGAAGTATTTGTAAACAGAGATCCGCGATTTGAGCAAACATTTATGAAACCCGGGTTTCAGGCTGTAAATGCTACTGCTCCTCATCGTCTTAAACCGACCTTAGGCGGATACAATCAGATAAAATTTTATCCGGAAGTAGCGGATATGATCAGCTGGGAAGCGGCATATACAGACGCATTTGTATTCAGATATGCTGAGGTATTATTGATTTTTGCTGAAGCAAAAGCAGAGCTGGGCATTCTGAATAATCAGGCTGATCTGGATAAATCTGTCAATCAGTTGCGTGCCCGGGTAGGTATGCCGAATATGATTCTCAGTCAGGTGAGTGCATTAATAGATCCCAAACAACAAGCTTATTACAGCAATGTGAATGAAGGTGATATTGGTCTTATCCTGGAAATTCGTAGGGAAAGACGTGTAGAGCTGGCATGCGAAGGTCAGCGATACAGAGATGTTTTCAGATGGGAAGTCGGGCAGCGGCTTGCAGATCAGCAACAGGGAATGTATGTAAAAGCATTAGGACCTATGGATGTAACCGGAGACGGTAAAGTAGATATCGCCATATTGGAGTCAGCGACCAGTACAGGACCGATAAGTCATCTTACAGAAGCAGAATTAAAGAACATCACGTTATACTATCTCAAAGATGCGAATGGTAATAATACGACTATCTATCTCGAAAACGGGAACAGCGGTCATATTATGTTTACAATAGCACGAGACAAAAAGAAAGAATTTGTTAAACCTAAGTATTACTATTATCCGGTGGCCAATAGTCAGTTGGTACTGGAAGGAAGCAATCTGGTACAGACACTTGGGTGGTAA
- a CDS encoding HAD hydrolase-like protein, with translation MAIKLVVFDMAGTTVKDKNYVGQSFTEAMCKQGYNVSVEDVNPIMGYKKPVAIRMMLEKHEQDKTKITDELIDIIHDDFVALMLDFYHTSPDIKALPGVEETFEQLRSSGVHIGLDTGFSKDIAQVIIDRLDWNDKIDIMVASDEVEAGRPYPYMIYRMMDKFGIHSAEEVAKVGDTEVDINEGLQAGCKYVVGITTGSFSRSELEPYGPTHIIDSIADILPIIR, from the coding sequence ATGGCAATTAAACTCGTTGTATTCGACATGGCCGGAACTACGGTCAAAGACAAAAATTATGTTGGACAATCATTTACAGAGGCTATGTGTAAGCAAGGCTATAATGTTAGTGTGGAAGATGTAAACCCTATTATGGGATACAAAAAACCTGTAGCGATACGTATGATGCTGGAAAAACATGAGCAGGATAAAACGAAAATTACAGATGAATTAATCGATATTATTCATGACGATTTTGTTGCGCTGATGCTGGATTTTTATCATACATCACCGGATATCAAAGCTTTGCCAGGCGTTGAAGAAACTTTTGAGCAGCTTCGTTCTTCAGGTGTACACATCGGGCTGGATACCGGTTTTTCAAAAGATATTGCACAGGTTATCATAGACAGACTGGATTGGAATGACAAAATAGATATCATGGTGGCCAGCGATGAGGTGGAGGCCGGGCGTCCTTATCCTTATATGATTTACAGGATGATGGATAAATTCGGAATTCATTCTGCAGAAGAAGTAGCTAAAGTAGGAGATACGGAAGTAGATATAAATGAGGGGCTCCAGGCAGGTTGTAAATATGTGGTTGGCATTACTACAGGCTCTTTTTCCCGAAGCGAGCTTGAACCATACGGACCGACACATATTATCGATTCTATCGCCGATATCTTACCTATTATCCGGTAA
- a CDS encoding DUF5690 family protein, whose amino-acid sequence MKLLTFLRNKASNWNYMIVSVFAALAAFSCYTSMYAFRKSFAAATFHEAEFLGLDYKVWLVVVQMLGYMCSKFYGIRFISESKGKNRAKYLLTLIGISWLGLLGFALIPAPYNILCLAVNGFPLGMIWGLVFSYLEGRKSTEFMGAVMSVSLIFASGFVKTVGRTLMELFSINEFWMPFCTGLVFMLPFLISVFCLEMIPMPTAEDERLRTKREPMNALQRRKFLMAFLPGIIITILIYVMLTALRDIRDNFEVEIWQMIHVQDNHIYAKVDGLISIAVLILISLLILVKDNLKAFKFIHLLIFCGFLIAGLSTYFFDRQYIGGVAWMSAVGLGLYMAYIPYNAIFFERMIANFHVKGNIGFIMYLADSIGYLGSLSILVIKEFSPVEISWAMYFSQLVFVMAVIGAGCVIASWIYFANKTKSKKNIFIQTQDLNVNEHFSRSIISTKF is encoded by the coding sequence ATGAAACTGCTCACGTTCTTACGAAACAAAGCATCAAACTGGAATTATATGATAGTTTCCGTTTTTGCGGCTTTGGCAGCTTTTAGCTGTTATACCAGTATGTACGCCTTCCGGAAATCTTTTGCGGCAGCCACATTTCACGAAGCTGAATTTTTGGGACTGGATTATAAGGTTTGGCTTGTTGTCGTACAGATGTTGGGCTATATGTGCAGTAAGTTTTATGGTATACGTTTTATTTCAGAATCGAAAGGCAAGAACAGAGCAAAGTATCTGTTGACTTTAATTGGTATTTCCTGGCTGGGTCTACTTGGATTTGCACTTATACCCGCACCTTATAATATCCTGTGTCTGGCTGTCAATGGTTTTCCGTTAGGAATGATCTGGGGGTTAGTTTTCAGCTATTTGGAGGGACGTAAAAGTACAGAGTTCATGGGAGCTGTCATGTCTGTCAGTCTGATCTTTGCTTCGGGATTTGTCAAGACTGTAGGACGGACATTGATGGAGTTATTTTCGATTAATGAATTCTGGATGCCATTCTGTACCGGGTTAGTTTTTATGTTGCCCTTTCTGATCAGTGTATTTTGTCTGGAAATGATTCCCATGCCAACAGCAGAGGATGAAAGGCTAAGAACCAAAAGAGAGCCTATGAATGCGCTCCAACGCAGAAAATTTCTGATGGCTTTTCTGCCGGGAATCATTATCACGATTTTGATCTATGTGATGCTGACAGCTCTTCGGGATATACGGGATAATTTTGAGGTCGAAATATGGCAGATGATCCATGTACAGGATAATCATATATATGCAAAGGTAGATGGATTGATATCCATTGCTGTGCTGATCTTAATCAGTCTCTTGATATTGGTAAAAGACAATCTGAAAGCTTTTAAATTTATTCATCTGTTGATTTTCTGTGGATTTTTGATTGCCGGATTGTCTACTTATTTTTTTGACAGACAGTATATCGGAGGTGTGGCCTGGATGAGCGCAGTAGGTTTGGGACTGTACATGGCGTATATCCCTTACAATGCCATTTTCTTTGAACGTATGATTGCCAATTTTCATGTAAAAGGGAATATAGGATTTATTATGTATCTGGCCGATTCTATCGGATACCTGGGAAGTCTTTCAATTCTTGTCATCAAGGAATTCAGCCCTGTTGAAATCAGCTGGGCTATGTATTTTAGTCAGCTGGTATTTGTGATGGCTGTCATAGGTGCAGGTTGTGTGATAGCTTCATGGATTTACTTTGCAAATAAAACAAAATCAAAAAAGAATATATTTATACAAACGCAGGATTTAAATGTAAATGAACACTTCAGCCGAAGTATTATTTCTACTAAATTTTAA
- a CDS encoding TIGR03364 family FAD-dependent oxidoreductase: MEHQSYDLIVIGGGILGTFHAYHALKLGKKVLQLEKDNFPVGSTVRNFGQVVPSGMSGKWFGYGVRGLDIYQEIQQEFDLSVRSNGSVYIASDEDEQTLLHELKNYYDTLGYSQQLLNKQQVTDKYPAIKDSYAREALFFEQELSVEPLVMIRRLQEYLKVKFKNYTLRFDAPVIDCAVTGSTAEVVLTNGEKLQAHKVILCCGYEFKLLFKELFENSGQVISKLQMMRTKPLKDIGLNGNILTGLTIRRYESFADNCPSFGKIATPAHYDELKKYGIHILFKMAPDGSIIIGDSHEYSSGSRFDDLGFSLDSRINELMLAEAGRIVNFDVNQLASSWAGFYAQHEDGILEYNIDERIHIRTCIGGKGMTASAGYAEASIADIFQV, encoded by the coding sequence ATGGAACATCAATCTTATGATTTAATTGTTATTGGCGGGGGAATTCTGGGTACTTTTCATGCTTATCATGCCCTGAAGCTTGGTAAAAAAGTACTCCAGTTGGAAAAGGATAATTTTCCGGTAGGCTCCACTGTTCGCAATTTTGGTCAGGTAGTTCCGTCCGGAATGTCTGGTAAATGGTTTGGATATGGAGTGAGAGGGTTGGATATCTATCAGGAAATCCAACAGGAATTTGATCTTTCTGTACGCAGTAACGGAAGTGTATATATTGCTTCTGATGAAGATGAGCAGACACTCCTGCATGAACTAAAAAACTATTATGATACACTGGGTTATTCGCAGCAATTATTAAATAAGCAGCAGGTAACTGATAAATACCCGGCCATAAAAGATTCGTATGCAAGAGAAGCCTTGTTTTTTGAACAGGAGCTCAGTGTCGAACCACTGGTGATGATTCGCAGATTACAGGAATATCTGAAAGTGAAATTTAAAAACTATACGTTGCGATTTGATGCGCCGGTTATTGATTGTGCGGTAACGGGTTCGACTGCAGAAGTGGTATTAACGAACGGTGAAAAACTCCAGGCTCATAAAGTAATTCTATGCTGTGGATATGAATTTAAACTCCTTTTTAAGGAATTATTTGAAAACAGCGGACAGGTTATCAGTAAATTGCAGATGATGCGCACAAAACCATTAAAAGATATTGGTCTTAACGGAAATATTCTGACAGGTCTTACGATAAGAAGATATGAGAGTTTTGCAGATAATTGCCCGTCTTTTGGTAAAATAGCTACGCCTGCACATTATGATGAACTTAAGAAATACGGCATACATATACTCTTTAAGATGGCTCCGGATGGCAGTATTATTATTGGAGATTCACATGAGTATTCCTCTGGTTCGAGATTTGATGACTTAGGTTTTTCCTTAGATTCCCGTATCAACGAGCTGATGCTAGCAGAGGCCGGGCGAATAGTTAATTTTGATGTCAATCAGCTTGCCAGCAGCTGGGCTGGTTTTTATGCCCAACATGAAGACGGTATTCTGGAATACAATATCGATGAACGTATACATATCCGGACTTGTATAGGAGGCAAAGGCATGACTGCAAGCGCAGGATATGCAGAAGCCAGTATTGCCGATATATTTCAGGTGTGA